A stretch of the Panicum virgatum strain AP13 chromosome 9N, P.virgatum_v5, whole genome shotgun sequence genome encodes the following:
- the LOC120688839 gene encoding D-3-phosphoglycerate dehydrogenase 2, chloroplastic-like — protein MTPMREQLKISLLPLISVFFLAPSPSPRGALAPAFLHLPHRAQAHALHARLPAPLAAAAPAASTASPEAPASGAVPGKPMVLVAEKLGAGGLALLREFANVDCSYGLSPEELRAKISLCDALIVRSGGQRL, from the coding sequence CTTAAAATATCTCTTTTGCCCCTCATATCGGTCTTCTTCCTcgccccgtccccgtccccgcgcGGCGCCCTCGCGCCCGCCTTCCTCCACCTGCCCCACCGCGCGCAGGCCCACGCCCTGCATGCGCGCCTCCCCGCgcccctcgcggcggcggcgcccgcggcatCCACCGCGTCCCCCGAGGCGCCGGCCTCCGGGGCCGTCCCGGGGAAGCCCATGGTGCTCGTCGCTGAGAAGCTCGGCGCCGGGGGGCTCGCGCTGCTGCGCGAGTTCGCCAACGTCGACTGCTCCTACGGCCTCTCCCCCGAGGAGCTCCGCGCCAAGATCTCGCTCTGCGACGCGCTCATCGTCAGGTCCGGGGGCCAACGTCTTTGA